In the genome of Halobacterium noricense, one region contains:
- the guaA gene encoding glutamine-hydrolyzing GMP synthase codes for MVNVEEFVVDAKAEIQEKLGDSTAIIALSGGVDSSTAAALAYEAVGDQLVPVYVDTGLMRKGETDEIREVFDYMDSLRIVEAQDRFFDELAGVTDPEEKRHVIGEQFIREFETVAEEVDADYLVQGTIYPDRIESEGTIKSHHNVGGLPERVGFEGIVEPMRDLYKDEVREVARHLDLEEIISERMPFPGPGLAVRVLGEVTPEKVAVCREATAVVEEELEEYDPWQAFAAVLGKATGVKGDNRVHGYVVAVRSVESRDGMTARAQELEWETLQRLQSRIAGTIDNVSRVVYDVTHKPPATIEYE; via the coding sequence ATGGTGAACGTCGAGGAGTTCGTCGTGGACGCCAAAGCAGAGATTCAGGAGAAGCTCGGCGACAGCACCGCCATCATCGCGCTCTCCGGCGGCGTCGACTCCTCTACCGCCGCCGCGCTGGCGTACGAGGCGGTCGGCGACCAGCTCGTCCCCGTCTACGTCGACACCGGCCTGATGCGGAAGGGCGAGACCGACGAGATTCGGGAAGTCTTCGACTACATGGACAGCCTCCGCATCGTCGAAGCGCAGGACCGCTTCTTCGACGAACTGGCGGGCGTCACGGACCCCGAGGAGAAGCGCCACGTCATCGGCGAGCAGTTCATCCGGGAGTTCGAGACGGTCGCCGAGGAAGTCGACGCCGACTACCTCGTGCAGGGCACCATCTACCCCGACCGCATCGAGAGCGAGGGCACCATCAAGAGCCACCACAACGTCGGCGGGCTCCCCGAGCGCGTCGGCTTCGAGGGCATCGTCGAGCCGATGCGTGACCTCTACAAGGACGAGGTCCGGGAGGTCGCCCGCCACCTCGACCTCGAAGAGATCATCAGCGAGCGCATGCCGTTCCCCGGCCCCGGGCTCGCGGTGCGCGTGCTCGGCGAAGTCACCCCCGAGAAGGTCGCGGTCTGCCGCGAGGCGACCGCAGTCGTCGAGGAGGAACTGGAGGAGTACGACCCGTGGCAGGCGTTCGCCGCCGTCCTCGGGAAGGCGACGGGCGTGAAAGGCGACAACCGCGTTCACGGCTACGTCGTCGCCGTCCGCTCCGTCGAATCGAGAGACGGGATGACCGCGCGCGCCCAGGAACTGGAGTGGGAGACCCTCCAGCGCCTCCAGTCCCGCATCGCCGGCACCATCGACAACGTCTCCCGCGTCGTCTACGACGTCACGCACAAACCACCTGCGACCATCGAGTACGAATGA
- a CDS encoding desampylase: MLELGRAAYDAVLDHARADAPREACGALLGRREDDRVIAEAVRRVPNVADAPRVTYELDPEATLAVFDEAEATGREVVGFYHSHPAGPAHMSDTDREQASWPGYVYVLASLAARPPILDAWTWTGERFERADVALADK, encoded by the coding sequence GTGCTCGAACTCGGCCGCGCGGCCTACGACGCGGTGCTCGACCACGCGCGAGCGGACGCACCGCGCGAGGCCTGCGGCGCGCTGCTCGGCCGCCGTGAGGACGACCGCGTAATCGCGGAGGCCGTCCGGCGCGTCCCGAACGTCGCGGACGCGCCCCGCGTCACCTACGAACTCGACCCGGAAGCGACGCTGGCGGTCTTCGACGAAGCCGAGGCGACGGGCCGGGAGGTCGTCGGCTTCTACCACTCCCACCCCGCCGGGCCCGCGCACATGAGCGACACCGACCGCGAGCAGGCGTCGTGGCCGGGCTACGTCTACGTGCTCGCGTCGCTGGCCGCGCGCCCACCAATTCTGGACGCGTGGACGTGGACGGGCGAGCGCTTCGAGCGCGCGGACGTCGCGCTCGCCGATAAGTAG
- a CDS encoding MogA/MoaB family molybdenum cofactor biosynthesis protein yields the protein MVDFQSRETRRDDEDEAPAEDAAEEPADDPLTEESEPHQHDDEAEHDHDEHDHHHHDVEHVGVAILTVSSSRSLDDDPAGDAIAAAFEADGHEVVTRELVRDSYDRVQGGIDNLAGRGDVDVVVTTGGTGVTPDDVTVEAAEPLFEKTLPGFGELFRRLSYEEIGEKVVATRATAGVADGVPVFCLPGSEHAAELGSEAVVVPEIGHLVGLAGREDA from the coding sequence ATGGTCGATTTCCAATCCCGCGAGACCCGACGGGACGACGAGGACGAAGCGCCAGCAGAGGACGCGGCCGAGGAACCGGCCGACGACCCGCTGACCGAGGAGAGCGAACCCCACCAGCACGACGACGAGGCGGAGCACGACCACGACGAGCACGACCACCACCACCACGACGTCGAGCACGTCGGCGTCGCGATTCTCACGGTGTCGTCGTCGCGCTCGTTGGACGACGACCCCGCGGGCGACGCCATCGCGGCGGCGTTCGAGGCCGACGGCCACGAGGTCGTCACGCGCGAACTCGTCCGCGACAGTTACGACCGCGTGCAGGGCGGCATCGACAACCTCGCGGGCCGCGGCGACGTCGACGTCGTCGTCACCACCGGCGGCACGGGCGTCACGCCCGACGACGTCACCGTCGAGGCAGCCGAACCGCTGTTCGAGAAGACGCTGCCGGGGTTCGGCGAGCTGTTCCGGCGGCTCTCCTACGAGGAAATCGGCGAGAAGGTCGTCGCCACGCGCGCCACTGCGGGCGTTGCCGACGGCGTCCCCGTGTTCTGTCTGCCGGGCAGCGAGCACGCCGCCGAACTCGGCAGCGAGGCGGTCGTCGTCCCCGAAATCGGGCACCTCGTCGGGCTCGCGGGCCGCGAGGACGCGTAG
- a CDS encoding 5-formyltetrahydrofolate cyclo-ligase — protein sequence MDKQELRERVWDDLEASGEARFPFPPHGRIPNFAGASDAADRLADTDVWADADVVKANPDAPQLPVRRAALHAGKTVYVAVPRLRDEECFLRLDPAEVADVDDATTVSGISEHGTPVGPEDVEPVDLIVSGSVAVTERGERVGKGEGYSDLEFALLREFDRVDDDTATVTTVHERQVVDEAIPTGDHDVPMDYVVTPERVVDTDAPAAKPEGIEWDALNEERRTEIPVLERLAP from the coding sequence ATGGACAAGCAGGAGCTCCGCGAGCGCGTCTGGGACGACCTGGAGGCCAGCGGCGAAGCGCGCTTCCCGTTCCCGCCCCACGGCCGCATCCCGAACTTCGCGGGTGCCAGCGACGCCGCCGACCGACTCGCCGACACCGACGTGTGGGCGGACGCCGACGTGGTGAAGGCGAACCCGGACGCCCCACAGTTGCCGGTGCGCCGCGCGGCGCTGCACGCGGGGAAGACGGTGTACGTCGCCGTACCGCGGCTGCGCGACGAGGAGTGCTTCCTCCGGCTGGACCCCGCGGAAGTCGCGGACGTCGACGACGCCACGACGGTCAGCGGCATCAGCGAGCACGGCACACCAGTCGGCCCGGAGGACGTCGAGCCCGTCGATCTCATCGTCTCCGGGAGCGTCGCGGTCACGGAGCGCGGCGAGCGCGTCGGGAAGGGAGAGGGGTACAGCGACCTCGAATTCGCGCTGCTCCGGGAGTTCGACCGCGTCGACGACGACACGGCGACGGTGACGACGGTCCACGAGCGACAGGTCGTCGACGAGGCGATTCCGACCGGCGACCACGACGTGCCGATGGATTACGTCGTCACGCCCGAGCGCGTCGTCGACACCGACGCACCTGCGGCGAAACCCGAGGGTATCGAGTGGGACGCGCTCAACGAGGAACGCCGCACGGAGATTCCCGTGCTGGAGCGCCTCGCCCCCTGA
- the carB gene encoding carbamoyl-phosphate synthase large subunit, with the protein MSEHDDRTVLLIGSGPIQIGQAAEFDYSGAQACRALQEEGVRVVLVNSNPATIMTDPEMADAVYIEPITTDAISEVIAQENPDGVIAGLGGQTGLNVTAELAEEGVLDEYDVDIMGTPLDTIYATEDRDLFRQRMEDLGEPVPASTTITLDEGESVEDFDEDALRERVEAAADEVGGLPVIARTTYTLGGSGSGVVDDMDELVARARKGLRLSRNDEVLVTESIEGWVELEYEVMRDADDSCIIVCNMENIDPMGIHTGESTVVTPSQVIPDDGHQAMRDVALEVIRDLGIQGGCNIQFAWRDDGTPGGEYRVVEVNPRVSRSSALASKATGYPIARVTAKVALGKRLHEIENEITGETTAAFEPAIDYIVTKVPRWPKDKFPDVDFELGTAMKSTGEAMAIGRTFEESLLKALRSSEYDPDVDWGAVSDEELEADYLETPTPDRPYAVFEAFDRGYTVDEVNDFTNFREWYLERFQNVAEAAEAASEGDFTAAASAGFTNHEISALAGGDFDDANASWLPGATDEDGEGELAPDGAGATVTDVEEAVPGRSYKQVDTCAGEFAAQTPYYYSSRRPEWFNGPLKGDAAAGELRVDTDVDSVVVVGGGPIRIGQGVEFDYCSVHAVRALREAGIEAHVVNNNPETVSTDYDTSDGLFFEPITAEEVADVVEATDADGVMVQFGGQTSVNVADPLEAELERRDGVDADILGTSVDAMDLAEDRDRFNVLMDELGISQPDGGSATSEEEALDLAHDIGYPVLVRPSYVLGGRAMDVVHDDEELKHYMEEAVRVSPDKPILVDEFLADAVELDVDAVADGEDVLIGGVMEHVETAGVHSGDSACTIPPRSLDEETLGRVREVTEDIATALDTVGLLNVQLAVQDDKVYVLEANPRSSRTVPFVSKATGVPIAKLAAKVMADFSLSDLDVSEGVPEQYSVKEVVLPFDRLPGSDPRLGPEMKSTGEVMGTAAKPGLAYWKAQRAAGNDPEIGGTAVVDLPVSGFEAYFDVQTFDDLSEAIRRGDVDFVISDDRDALETAVEEEVPYLSTVESAEAMLEGVAHHDDDLDVLPVGDRPIRDEQWG; encoded by the coding sequence ATGAGCGAGCACGACGACCGCACGGTACTGCTCATCGGGAGCGGCCCCATCCAGATCGGACAAGCGGCTGAGTTCGACTACTCCGGCGCGCAGGCGTGCCGGGCACTGCAGGAGGAGGGCGTGCGAGTCGTGCTCGTCAACTCCAACCCCGCGACCATCATGACGGACCCCGAGATGGCCGACGCGGTGTACATCGAGCCCATCACGACCGACGCCATCTCCGAGGTCATCGCCCAGGAGAACCCCGACGGCGTCATCGCCGGACTGGGCGGCCAGACCGGGCTGAACGTCACCGCGGAACTCGCCGAGGAGGGCGTCCTCGACGAGTACGACGTCGACATCATGGGGACGCCGCTGGACACCATCTACGCGACCGAGGACCGCGACCTGTTCCGCCAGCGCATGGAGGACCTCGGCGAGCCCGTCCCGGCGTCGACGACCATCACGCTCGACGAGGGCGAGTCCGTCGAGGACTTCGACGAGGACGCGCTGCGCGAGCGCGTCGAGGCCGCCGCCGACGAAGTCGGCGGGCTGCCGGTCATCGCGCGCACGACGTACACGCTCGGCGGGAGCGGCTCCGGCGTCGTCGACGACATGGACGAACTCGTCGCTCGCGCGCGGAAGGGCCTGCGCCTCTCCCGGAACGACGAAGTGCTCGTCACCGAGTCCATCGAGGGCTGGGTCGAACTGGAGTACGAAGTCATGCGGGACGCCGACGATTCCTGCATCATCGTCTGCAACATGGAGAACATCGACCCGATGGGCATCCACACGGGCGAGTCCACCGTCGTCACGCCCAGCCAGGTCATCCCCGACGACGGCCACCAGGCGATGCGCGACGTCGCGCTCGAAGTCATCCGCGACCTCGGCATCCAGGGCGGCTGTAACATCCAGTTCGCGTGGCGCGACGACGGCACGCCCGGCGGCGAGTACCGCGTCGTCGAAGTGAACCCCCGCGTCTCGCGCTCGTCGGCGCTGGCGTCGAAGGCGACCGGCTACCCCATCGCGCGGGTCACCGCGAAGGTCGCGCTCGGCAAGCGCCTCCACGAAATCGAGAACGAGATCACGGGCGAGACCACCGCCGCCTTCGAGCCCGCAATCGACTACATCGTCACGAAGGTGCCGCGCTGGCCCAAGGACAAGTTCCCGGACGTGGACTTCGAACTCGGCACGGCGATGAAGTCCACGGGGGAGGCGATGGCCATCGGCCGGACGTTCGAGGAGAGCCTCCTGAAGGCGCTGCGCTCCTCGGAGTACGACCCCGACGTCGACTGGGGCGCGGTCAGCGACGAAGAGTTGGAAGCCGACTATCTGGAGACGCCGACACCCGACCGCCCGTACGCGGTGTTCGAGGCGTTCGACCGCGGCTACACCGTCGACGAGGTCAACGACTTCACGAATTTCCGCGAGTGGTACTTGGAGCGCTTCCAGAACGTCGCGGAAGCCGCGGAAGCCGCCAGCGAGGGCGACTTCACGGCCGCCGCCTCCGCGGGCTTCACGAACCACGAAATCTCGGCGCTGGCGGGCGGCGACTTCGACGACGCGAACGCGTCGTGGCTGCCCGGCGCGACCGACGAGGATGGGGAGGGGGAACTCGCACCTGATGGCGCCGGCGCGACAGTGACGGACGTCGAAGAGGCCGTCCCCGGCCGCTCGTACAAGCAAGTGGACACGTGTGCCGGCGAGTTCGCCGCGCAGACGCCGTACTACTACTCGTCGCGCCGCCCCGAGTGGTTCAACGGTCCGCTCAAGGGTGACGCGGCCGCGGGCGAACTCCGCGTGGACACGGACGTCGACTCCGTGGTCGTCGTCGGCGGCGGCCCCATCCGCATCGGGCAGGGCGTGGAGTTCGACTACTGTTCGGTGCACGCGGTGCGCGCGCTCCGCGAGGCCGGCATCGAAGCCCACGTCGTGAACAACAACCCCGAGACCGTCTCCACTGACTACGACACCAGCGACGGCCTGTTCTTCGAGCCGATTACGGCCGAGGAGGTCGCCGACGTGGTCGAGGCGACCGACGCGGACGGCGTGATGGTGCAGTTCGGCGGGCAGACCTCCGTGAACGTCGCGGACCCGCTGGAGGCCGAACTGGAGCGCCGCGACGGCGTGGACGCCGATATTCTCGGGACGAGCGTGGACGCGATGGACCTCGCGGAGGACCGCGACCGGTTCAACGTGCTGATGGACGAACTCGGCATCAGTCAGCCCGACGGCGGCTCCGCGACCAGCGAAGAGGAGGCCCTCGACCTCGCCCACGACATCGGCTACCCCGTGCTCGTCCGCCCGAGCTACGTGCTCGGCGGGCGCGCGATGGACGTCGTCCACGACGACGAGGAGCTCAAACACTACATGGAGGAGGCCGTCCGGGTGAGCCCGGACAAACCCATCCTCGTCGACGAGTTCCTCGCGGACGCGGTCGAACTCGACGTCGACGCCGTCGCTGACGGCGAGGACGTCCTCATCGGCGGCGTGATGGAGCACGTCGAGACCGCGGGTGTCCACTCCGGCGACTCGGCGTGTACGATTCCGCCGCGCTCGCTCGACGAGGAGACGCTCGGTCGCGTCCGCGAAGTCACCGAGGACATCGCCACCGCGCTGGACACGGTCGGCCTGCTGAACGTCCAGCTGGCGGTGCAGGACGACAAGGTGTACGTGCTCGAAGCGAACCCGCGCTCCTCGCGGACGGTGCCGTTCGTCTCGAAGGCGACCGGCGTCCCGATTGCGAAGCTCGCGGCGAAAGTGATGGCCGACTTCTCGCTCTCGGACCTCGACGTCAGCGAAGGCGTCCCCGAGCAGTACAGCGTCAAAGAGGTCGTGTTGCCGTTCGACCGGCTGCCGGGCTCGGACCCGCGCCTCGGCCCGGAGATGAAGTCCACGGGCGAAGTGATGGGTACCGCCGCGAAGCCGGGGCTGGCGTACTGGAAGGCCCAGCGCGCCGCGGGCAACGACCCCGAAATCGGCGGCACCGCGGTCGTGGATCTCCCGGTCAGCGGCTTCGAGGCGTACTTCGACGTGCAGACGTTCGACGACCTCTCGGAGGCGATTCGCCGCGGCGACGTCGACTTCGTGATTTCGGACGACCGCGACGCCCTCGAAACTGCCGTCGAGGAGGAAGTGCCGTACCTCTCGACGGTCGAGAGCGCGGAGGCGATGCTCGAAGGCGTCGCCCACCACGACGACGACCTCGACGTGTTGCCGGTCGGCGACCGTCCGATTCGCGACGAGCAGTGGGGCTAA
- the idi gene encoding isopentenyl-diphosphate Delta-isomerase: MSDSGPDVPVQSARTSETAENAEQDVVAVDAYDEKEGLANRLDAHTGDGIRHRAFTCLLFDEDGRVLLAQRAARKRLWDTHWDGTVASHPVEGQTQKEATRERLEEELGITPDQYDDLEVTDRFEYKRHYLDEGLEWEVCAVLVATLSDTSLDPDPDEVGGILWADYEDLYENPRYYRQLRLCPWFEIAMRRDFEGDADSVPDGTRE, from the coding sequence ATGAGCGATTCAGGGCCCGACGTTCCCGTCCAGTCCGCGCGCACCAGCGAGACCGCGGAGAACGCCGAACAGGACGTCGTTGCCGTCGACGCCTACGACGAGAAGGAAGGCCTCGCGAACCGCCTCGACGCCCACACCGGCGACGGCATCCGCCACCGGGCGTTCACGTGCCTGCTGTTCGACGAGGACGGCCGCGTGCTGCTCGCCCAGCGCGCCGCCCGCAAGCGCCTCTGGGACACCCACTGGGACGGCACCGTCGCCAGCCACCCCGTCGAGGGCCAGACCCAGAAGGAAGCCACCCGCGAGCGCCTCGAAGAGGAACTGGGCATCACGCCCGACCAGTACGACGACCTCGAAGTCACGGACCGCTTCGAGTACAAGCGCCACTACCTCGACGAGGGCCTCGAATGGGAGGTTTGCGCGGTGCTGGTGGCGACGCTCTCGGACACGAGCCTCGACCCCGACCCCGACGAGGTCGGCGGCATTCTCTGGGCGGACTACGAGGACCTCTACGAGAACCCGCGCTACTACCGCCAGCTCCGCCTCTGCCCGTGGTTCGAAATCGCGATGCGCCGCGACTTCGAGGGCGACGCCGACTCGGTGCCGGACGGCACCCGCGAGTAG
- a CDS encoding DUF7504 family protein, translating into MTPEFERPLGDLAAGEVALCVQPSGQRIVDALPESAFQNLLVVTTDGHLRQLEARIEERGGDPRRVGVVPVTGTEVSYDGPLWVADRVAPSDLTGVSIQFSKAFEHVEPETGWVVVDGVGVLSMYVSGERLFRLLDTLVSAIRARNAHGVLTTAEGVLGEQAATQLRGLADEKVQLD; encoded by the coding sequence GTGACTCCTGAGTTCGAGCGGCCGCTCGGCGACCTGGCGGCCGGCGAGGTCGCGCTCTGCGTGCAGCCCAGCGGCCAACGCATCGTCGACGCGCTCCCCGAGTCAGCGTTCCAGAATCTGCTCGTCGTGACCACCGACGGCCACCTGCGGCAGCTCGAAGCGCGCATCGAGGAACGGGGCGGCGACCCGCGCCGCGTCGGCGTCGTCCCCGTGACGGGGACGGAGGTCAGCTACGACGGGCCGCTGTGGGTGGCCGACCGCGTCGCGCCGAGCGACCTGACGGGCGTGAGCATCCAGTTCTCGAAGGCGTTCGAGCACGTGGAGCCCGAGACCGGCTGGGTGGTCGTCGACGGCGTCGGCGTGCTCTCGATGTACGTCTCCGGCGAGCGGCTGTTCCGGCTGCTGGACACGCTCGTGAGCGCGATACGGGCGCGCAACGCCCACGGCGTCCTGACGACGGCAGAAGGCGTGCTCGGCGAACAGGCAGCGACGCAGCTCCGCGGACTCGCCGACGAAAAAGTACAGCTAGATTAG
- a CDS encoding Lrp/AsnC family transcriptional regulator gives MDDIDRRILDALRRDARTPYTEIADDIGVSEGTVRNRVDSLLEEGVIERFTVATSTGNVKAMIEIGVAMDVDTHEVGDRMVDWEPVDFVWQVSGEDDIVLVVDATDTGGVNDLVSKAREQEEVVSTKTRLILDEKLG, from the coding sequence ATGGACGACATCGACCGGCGCATCCTCGACGCGCTGCGACGGGACGCCCGCACCCCGTACACGGAAATCGCCGACGACATCGGCGTCAGCGAGGGCACCGTCCGCAACCGCGTCGACAGCCTCCTGGAGGAGGGCGTCATCGAGCGGTTCACCGTCGCCACCTCCACGGGCAACGTGAAGGCGATGATAGAAATCGGGGTGGCGATGGACGTCGACACCCACGAGGTCGGCGACCGCATGGTCGACTGGGAGCCCGTCGACTTCGTCTGGCAGGTCTCGGGCGAGGACGACATCGTGCTCGTCGTCGACGCCACGGACACCGGCGGCGTCAACGACCTCGTCTCGAAGGCCCGTGAACAGGAGGAAGTCGTCTCCACGAAGACCCGACTCATCCTCGACGAGAAGCTCGGCTAA
- a CDS encoding cupin domain-containing protein translates to MSLDCYPDLAPETGEVVTEELYYSPDELVKAFALGPGAEVEPHGHGDQTNSFHVLEGELVVVQGDSEETVAAPGVVVHERGVAHGARNESDDVAVFTATMAPMES, encoded by the coding sequence GTGTCACTCGACTGCTATCCCGACCTCGCGCCCGAGACGGGCGAGGTCGTCACGGAGGAGCTGTACTACTCGCCGGACGAACTCGTGAAGGCGTTCGCGCTCGGTCCGGGTGCGGAAGTCGAGCCGCACGGGCACGGCGACCAGACGAACAGCTTCCACGTTCTGGAGGGCGAACTCGTCGTCGTGCAGGGCGACAGCGAGGAGACCGTGGCAGCGCCGGGCGTGGTCGTCCACGAGCGCGGCGTCGCCCACGGCGCGCGCAACGAGAGCGACGACGTGGCGGTGTTCACGGCGACGATGGCACCGATGGAGTCATAG
- a CDS encoding zinc-binding dehydrogenase, whose protein sequence is MQAVQFAGHGGTEVVEYGAVPDPEVGRDEVLVDVKAGSLNHLDVWTRRGMPQLDLDMPHVPGSDAAGVVVDHVGEATWSDSLRSLAKGGRLVTCGATTGGRPETHVQRLFWNQLSVLGSTMATLGEADDALSLVWDGTFDVRIRDVLPMSETARAHELLENREGFGKVVVIPDSER, encoded by the coding sequence ATGCAGGCAGTCCAGTTCGCGGGCCACGGCGGTACCGAAGTCGTCGAGTACGGCGCGGTCCCCGACCCGGAGGTCGGCCGCGACGAGGTGCTCGTTGACGTGAAGGCGGGCTCGCTCAACCACCTCGACGTGTGGACGCGCCGCGGGATGCCGCAACTCGACCTCGACATGCCCCACGTACCGGGCAGCGACGCCGCGGGCGTGGTCGTCGACCACGTCGGGGAGGCGACGTGGAGCGACTCGCTGCGCTCGCTGGCGAAGGGCGGTCGGCTCGTGACCTGCGGCGCGACGACGGGCGGCCGCCCCGAAACCCACGTCCAGCGGCTGTTCTGGAACCAGTTGTCCGTGCTCGGGTCGACGATGGCGACGCTCGGGGAGGCAGACGACGCGCTCTCGCTGGTCTGGGACGGCACCTTCGACGTACGGATTCGGGACGTGCTTCCGATGAGCGAGACGGCGCGCGCCCACGAACTCCTGGAGAACCGGGAAGGCTTTGGGAAGGTAGTGGTAATCCCCGACAGCGAACGCTAA
- the carA gene encoding glutamine-hydrolyzing carbamoyl-phosphate synthase small subunit → MSDAYLALETGDVVEANARSPGQARGELVFTTAYTGYEESLTDPSYEAQVLTFAYPLIGNYGVREERFESDRVHPSAVVARELTDDVAEWLTEEGVPAVDGLDTRDLVLDIREGGAMKVGIAAGPDATPDDARAQLADCPHMSDLTDIGSRVSVDEPEVHGDGDTDVALVDCGAKGSIVSELVERGATVHVLPYDTTPAELAAVDPDVLFISNGPGDPANFEAAETLVSEFVGDLPVAGICLGQQVVARALGGTTEKMDFGHRGVNQPVLDYDSGRVVMTTQNHGYTVAEPGDLDVTQINVNDDTPEGLDSEELDVITRQYHPEANPGPHDSLDFFDDVLALPSSRTTVSAD, encoded by the coding sequence ATGTCGGACGCCTACCTCGCGTTAGAGACCGGCGACGTGGTCGAAGCCAACGCCCGCTCCCCGGGCCAGGCGCGAGGCGAACTCGTGTTCACGACCGCCTACACTGGATACGAGGAGAGCCTCACAGACCCGTCCTACGAGGCCCAAGTACTCACCTTCGCGTACCCCCTCATCGGGAACTACGGCGTCCGTGAGGAACGCTTCGAGTCGGACCGCGTCCACCCCAGCGCCGTCGTCGCCCGCGAACTCACCGACGACGTCGCCGAGTGGCTCACCGAGGAGGGCGTCCCCGCCGTCGACGGCCTCGACACCCGCGACCTCGTCCTCGACATCCGCGAGGGCGGCGCGATGAAGGTCGGCATCGCCGCCGGCCCCGACGCCACTCCCGATGACGCCCGCGCGCAACTGGCGGACTGCCCGCACATGAGCGACCTCACGGACATCGGCAGCCGCGTCAGCGTCGACGAACCCGAGGTCCACGGCGACGGCGACACCGACGTCGCGCTCGTCGACTGCGGGGCCAAGGGCTCCATCGTCTCCGAGCTCGTCGAGCGCGGCGCGACCGTCCACGTCCTCCCCTACGACACCACGCCCGCCGAACTCGCGGCCGTGGACCCGGACGTGCTGTTCATCTCGAACGGCCCCGGCGACCCCGCGAACTTCGAGGCCGCCGAAACGCTCGTCTCCGAGTTCGTCGGCGACCTCCCGGTTGCGGGCATCTGTCTGGGTCAGCAGGTCGTCGCCCGCGCGCTCGGCGGCACCACCGAGAAGATGGACTTCGGCCACCGCGGCGTCAACCAGCCCGTGCTGGACTACGACTCCGGGCGCGTCGTGATGACCACGCAGAACCACGGCTACACGGTCGCCGAGCCCGGCGACCTCGACGTCACGCAAATCAACGTCAACGACGATACGCCGGAGGGTCTGGACTCCGAGGAACTGGACGTCATCACGCGCCAGTACCACCCCGAAGCCAACCCCGGCCCCCACGACAGCCTCGACTTCTTCGACGACGTGCTCGCGCTGCCCTCAAGCCGCACGACGGTCTCGGCCGATTGA
- a CDS encoding DUF7126 family protein produces MKAIVVGPDRGIVDALRNEGVEVTSIEDVASGQRLEDAGVADADLLVITDAAEATAIPVAREQNEGLKTVAYTPDSMPEFVKGVLDLAVDPALLGSETVAEELVEPDR; encoded by the coding sequence ATGAAGGCTATCGTCGTCGGCCCCGACCGCGGCATCGTCGACGCCCTCCGGAACGAGGGCGTGGAAGTCACCAGCATCGAGGACGTCGCGTCCGGCCAGCGCCTCGAAGATGCCGGCGTCGCGGACGCCGACCTGCTCGTCATCACGGACGCGGCCGAAGCCACTGCCATCCCGGTCGCCCGCGAGCAGAACGAGGGCCTGAAAACCGTCGCGTACACGCCCGACTCGATGCCCGAGTTCGTGAAGGGCGTCCTCGACCTCGCCGTCGACCCCGCGCTGCTGGGCTCCGAGACGGTCGCCGAGGAACTCGTCGAACCCGACAGATAA
- the tenA gene encoding thiaminase II, producing MAFSDTLLAEAEPVWAAQYDHPFVTELAAGTLDADAFRHWVEQDYRYLLDYADVFSLAAASADDEETAARLAETAHRILADEMDLHRSFAEEYGLTPADLEAVGKAPTCQAYTDHLVRTAREGDLPTIAAAVYPCGQGYLDVADYMAEISDGEHRYTPFVEKYTSDAFRETVAWMRDLVDELADEHPGAHDRMRAAFHRSARLEHDFWEMAYAREQWAVGPRKQVAVDAD from the coding sequence ATGGCGTTCAGCGACACCCTCCTCGCGGAAGCCGAACCCGTCTGGGCCGCTCAGTACGACCACCCATTCGTCACCGAACTGGCGGCGGGCACGCTCGACGCCGACGCGTTCCGGCACTGGGTCGAACAGGACTACCGCTACCTGTTGGACTACGCGGACGTGTTCTCGCTGGCGGCCGCCAGCGCCGACGACGAGGAGACCGCTGCCCGACTCGCGGAGACCGCACACCGCATCCTCGCCGACGAGATGGACCTCCACCGGTCGTTCGCCGAGGAGTACGGGCTCACGCCCGCCGACCTCGAAGCCGTCGGGAAGGCGCCGACGTGTCAGGCGTACACCGACCACCTCGTCCGGACCGCGCGCGAGGGCGACCTCCCGACCATCGCGGCCGCGGTCTACCCCTGCGGGCAGGGCTACCTCGACGTCGCTGACTACATGGCCGAGATTTCGGACGGCGAGCACCGATACACGCCGTTCGTGGAGAAGTACACCAGCGACGCGTTCCGCGAGACGGTCGCGTGGATGCGCGACCTCGTCGACGAGCTCGCCGACGAGCATCCGGGCGCTCACGACCGGATGCGCGCGGCGTTCCACCGGAGCGCACGACTGGAACACGACTTCTGGGAGATGGCGTACGCGCGAGAACAGTGGGCAGTCGGCCCGCGCAAGCAGGTCGCCGTGGACGCCGACTAG